The following are encoded in a window of Rubellicoccus peritrichatus genomic DNA:
- the polX gene encoding DNA polymerase/3'-5' exonuclease PolX, protein MDKAQIVDVLEEIGALLELKGENTFKVRAYQNGARALGTLDRDLGEVIEADELGKVDGIGKALVEKITTLHQTGELEYYEKLRSSVPDGLIEMMDIPGLGPKKIKKVNDELGVESIDALREACESGKVASLAGFGKKTAEKIIEGIKNREAYAARHRWWDAFQVADPILEELRKLKEVERAEHAGSLRRRMETVGDLDFLVASKKPGPIMDWFTSMEGVKEVSAHGETKSSVRLDDGLQADLRIVPPDRFFFALHHFTGSKDHNVRMRQRALERGLSLSEWGIFPKESKDEDVKLSEREPVITPKSEADIFKKLDMEFVVPELREDRGEIEAAEAGEMPELVTDEDIRGVFHNHTTASDGRATLAEMTQAAQDLGLDYLGIADHSKASFQASGLDEERLEQQIAEIKALNESGDFKCHVFTGSEVDILRDGSLDFDDGLLKQLDYSVASIHNAFSLSEKDMTARIIKALENEHITMLGHVTGRLLLAREGYAVDIPKVIDAALANGKIIELNASPWRLDMDWRFWRKASERGLLCSINPDAHAIDQLKLYRAGVSVARKGWLSPKHILNCRPLKEVKAYLGL, encoded by the coding sequence ATGGATAAGGCGCAGATTGTTGATGTTCTCGAGGAAATCGGTGCATTGCTCGAGTTGAAAGGGGAAAACACCTTCAAGGTTCGAGCTTACCAGAATGGTGCCCGCGCGCTTGGGACTTTGGACAGGGATCTTGGCGAAGTTATTGAAGCGGATGAGCTGGGCAAGGTCGATGGCATTGGAAAGGCGCTGGTTGAGAAGATTACAACCCTGCACCAGACGGGTGAGTTGGAGTATTACGAGAAGCTCCGCAGCTCGGTTCCCGATGGCCTGATCGAGATGATGGATATCCCTGGACTGGGCCCAAAAAAGATCAAGAAGGTCAATGACGAGCTGGGCGTCGAGAGCATTGATGCCCTGCGTGAGGCATGTGAGAGCGGCAAAGTCGCCTCACTGGCTGGTTTTGGTAAAAAGACGGCCGAAAAGATTATTGAGGGCATCAAGAATCGCGAAGCTTACGCCGCCAGACACCGATGGTGGGACGCCTTTCAGGTTGCCGATCCCATTCTTGAGGAACTGCGCAAATTGAAGGAAGTGGAGCGTGCTGAGCATGCCGGAAGTTTACGTCGGCGGATGGAGACAGTGGGCGATCTCGACTTTCTCGTCGCTTCAAAGAAGCCGGGTCCGATCATGGATTGGTTCACCAGCATGGAGGGGGTCAAAGAGGTTTCCGCGCATGGTGAGACCAAATCCAGCGTTCGACTGGATGATGGTCTTCAGGCTGACCTGCGAATTGTCCCGCCGGACCGTTTTTTCTTCGCCTTGCATCACTTTACCGGGAGCAAGGACCATAACGTCCGCATGCGGCAACGTGCCTTGGAGCGTGGGCTTTCGCTTTCCGAGTGGGGCATTTTTCCAAAAGAGTCCAAGGATGAGGATGTTAAGCTTTCTGAACGCGAACCTGTGATCACGCCGAAGTCCGAAGCGGATATTTTCAAGAAGCTGGACATGGAATTTGTTGTGCCCGAACTGCGTGAAGATCGCGGAGAGATCGAAGCTGCTGAAGCTGGAGAAATGCCGGAGCTCGTTACCGATGAGGACATTCGCGGGGTTTTCCACAATCACACTACGGCTTCTGATGGTCGGGCCACCTTGGCTGAGATGACTCAGGCCGCTCAGGATCTCGGGCTCGATTACCTGGGTATTGCCGACCATTCCAAGGCCAGCTTTCAGGCCAGTGGCCTGGATGAAGAGCGTCTGGAACAGCAGATTGCCGAAATCAAGGCCTTGAACGAATCCGGCGATTTCAAGTGCCACGTCTTTACCGGAAGCGAAGTGGATATCCTGCGTGATGGCAGCCTGGATTTTGATGATGGTTTGCTCAAGCAGCTCGATTATTCCGTGGCGTCGATTCACAATGCATTTTCTCTGAGTGAAAAGGACATGACCGCCCGCATTATCAAAGCATTGGAGAATGAGCACATCACCATGCTTGGACATGTCACGGGCAGGCTTTTGCTCGCTCGCGAAGGCTACGCTGTCGATATTCCCAAGGTGATTGATGCTGCTCTGGCTAACGGAAAGATTATTGAGCTTAATGCCAGCCCATGGCGCCTCGATATGGATTGGCGTTTCTGGCGCAAGGCCTCCGAGCGCGGTCTGCTTTGCTCAATCAACCCGGATGCCCATGCCATTGACCAGCTCAAACTCTATCGCGCCGGGGTCAGTGTTGCCCGCAAAGGCTGGCTTTCGCCCAAGCACATCCTGAACTGTCGCCCGCTCAAGGAGGTCAAAGCCTACCTCGGGTTGTAA
- a CDS encoding class I adenylate-forming enzyme family protein, whose translation MTVLQEAIDQSLSREAKRIALYHGEQAYRIGELKDQSLKMAAGLIQQGLEVGDRVGFMLPNCPEALITTLASYNQGLVIVPINYRFQANDASKFIDQVEPKLLVYHVDKEPVVTELKQRYSEIKYFCVGDQSAVETEHSPAFETLPGNDLLEAASGIPEDHPALILFTSGSTGIPKGVVHSQRTVFEAFDSARQIFDFNEEDVVLVGKSISHAGGLQTQLFPAFAAGSQIVLATNPSPAEAVAIIQRHKVTEYAMLASNFLDFVEFMEAHHEGLPSLRKCIASGDAVPHDLHERFKKLFGWEALEGCGMTEVGTYYSVNPLYGKRKWGSIGLPAPNMQVRVVQSDDKTAAVNETGELMVKSPTNTIGYWNNPEATKRLFSDGWLHTGDLGYADEDGYFWFVSRKKLLIVRRGSNISPVEIENVLDEHPLIHATVVVGVPDDRDGEVPVACIASMEDTNRPVESELREFVAPQLAAYKLPKHYLFLSELPQTATGKFDRHELEEMAGEAFAK comes from the coding sequence ATGACAGTACTTCAGGAAGCAATCGATCAATCGTTATCCAGGGAAGCAAAACGCATTGCTTTGTATCATGGTGAGCAGGCCTATCGGATTGGCGAGTTAAAAGACCAAAGCTTGAAAATGGCAGCGGGACTAATCCAGCAAGGCTTGGAAGTTGGCGACCGGGTTGGCTTCATGCTTCCCAACTGTCCCGAGGCATTGATCACGACGCTTGCCAGCTACAATCAGGGACTGGTTATCGTACCAATCAATTATCGCTTCCAGGCGAATGACGCCAGTAAGTTCATTGACCAGGTAGAACCAAAGCTGCTCGTTTACCATGTCGATAAGGAGCCAGTTGTTACGGAACTAAAACAACGCTATTCAGAGATAAAATATTTTTGTGTTGGTGATCAAAGTGCTGTTGAGACGGAGCATTCGCCAGCTTTTGAAACATTACCTGGTAACGATTTGCTGGAGGCTGCATCCGGTATCCCGGAAGATCACCCGGCCTTGATTCTTTTTACTTCGGGCAGCACAGGTATTCCAAAAGGTGTTGTTCATTCTCAACGAACGGTATTTGAGGCATTCGATAGTGCGCGGCAAATCTTTGACTTCAACGAAGAGGATGTTGTGCTCGTTGGTAAGTCGATCAGTCATGCCGGCGGGCTCCAGACTCAACTCTTTCCGGCGTTTGCGGCAGGAAGCCAGATCGTACTCGCAACAAACCCCTCCCCTGCCGAGGCCGTCGCCATAATCCAACGCCATAAGGTCACTGAGTATGCAATGCTCGCGAGCAACTTCCTCGACTTCGTTGAGTTCATGGAAGCGCATCACGAAGGTCTCCCTTCGCTTCGTAAGTGTATCGCTTCGGGGGATGCCGTTCCCCATGATCTGCATGAGCGTTTTAAAAAGCTATTCGGCTGGGAAGCGCTGGAAGGTTGTGGCATGACCGAAGTCGGAACTTACTACAGCGTGAATCCACTCTACGGGAAACGCAAATGGGGTTCGATCGGATTACCAGCGCCAAACATGCAAGTCCGCGTGGTTCAGTCTGATGACAAAACCGCGGCGGTGAATGAAACTGGCGAACTCATGGTCAAATCACCGACAAATACGATCGGTTACTGGAATAACCCGGAAGCAACCAAACGACTTTTCAGTGATGGCTGGTTGCATACCGGAGACCTTGGTTATGCGGACGAAGATGGCTATTTCTGGTTTGTTTCACGCAAGAAACTCTTAATCGTCCGGCGAGGGTCGAACATTTCTCCTGTTGAGATTGAAAACGTCCTGGATGAGCATCCACTCATTCATGCCACGGTGGTGGTCGGTGTTCCCGATGACCGCGATGGCGAGGTTCCCGTTGCCTGTATTGCCTCGATGGAAGATACGAATCGCCCAGTCGAATCTGAGCTCCGTGAGTTTGTTGCACCACAACTTGCCGCTTACAAACTGCCAAAGCACTATTTGTTTCTGAGCGAGTTACCACAAACAGCAACCGGGAAGTTTGATCGTCACGAATTAGAGGAAATGGCCGGCGAGGCATTTGCGAAATAG
- the nrfH gene encoding cytochrome c nitrite reductase small subunit, with protein sequence MDAGHELSLSSKSQPITTQLTQMLSQGKGLSWLRPRSSRGWLAYGSIFYIILAVMTGILSGLGVFTFGYAEGASYLSNNPQSCTNCHVMQPYYDSWQNSSHSHVAVCNDCHLSHHPIGKWVTKADNGFFHSLAFTFENYHEPIQIKGRNREVTQNACLYCHEETVHQMISINQGNDMLHCINCHSDVGHALNLPRTTVHPLEPRRP encoded by the coding sequence ATGGATGCTGGCCATGAGCTGTCTCTTTCATCAAAATCACAGCCAATCACCACCCAGCTGACCCAGATGTTATCTCAAGGCAAAGGGCTCTCATGGTTGCGCCCTCGTTCGTCTCGAGGTTGGTTGGCCTATGGCAGTATCTTTTACATCATACTTGCAGTCATGACAGGAATATTGAGCGGGCTTGGGGTGTTCACCTTTGGGTATGCCGAAGGTGCTAGCTATTTGAGTAATAATCCCCAGTCCTGTACGAACTGCCATGTCATGCAGCCCTACTATGATTCATGGCAAAATAGTAGTCATTCCCATGTGGCGGTCTGCAATGATTGTCATCTGTCACATCATCCAATCGGAAAATGGGTGACCAAGGCCGACAATGGTTTTTTCCATTCACTTGCATTTACTTTTGAGAATTACCACGAACCGATTCAAATCAAAGGACGCAATCGCGAAGTGACGCAAAACGCCTGCCTTTACTGTCACGAGGAAACCGTCCATCAAATGATATCCATCAATCAGGGCAATGATATGCTTCATTGTATCAATTGTCACAGTGATGTCGGGCATGCCTTAAACCTTCCGCGTACCACCGTCCACCCACTTGAACCCCGCCGACCATGA
- a CDS encoding ammonia-forming cytochrome c nitrite reductase subunit c552, whose translation MLPVILCVVVAVVTVGVAVLLMTIFEHKQEARQPYVRLVDVNEASTDPVPWGTNWPYQFDSYRRSVDSTKTEHGGSSAMPASKLEQDPWLKRLYSGYAFSIDYREARGHAYMLHDQEVTERVTKRTQSGACLHCHASVIPTYRRLGMISLGEEPTPENLAEDFNWPAVMEGFRVSSGMTYAEAHAELLKTPDGTPGKAMSLFPSGLDGDASDEDIESAAIIDAHHMMGEAHPVSCVDCHSPDDMSVRVTRPGFMEGIAKLAESDDPVPHLPSIERWRQGSRKQPYDPNINASRQEMRSFTCAQCHVEYYCATKETLFFPWDNGLKVEQIEATFDDHVFPDGESFYDWKHGETGAKVYKAQHPEFELWSQGIHARSGVSCADCHMPYERQGATKVSSHWVQSPMLNINNACQTCHNVPESELREKVATIQGRTKKMIQRAAVAMTDMLDAMHEAKAAGATEEQMAELYELQKKAMWRLDFISSENSKGFHADQEAVRILGESIDYSRQAQAMANRIRAPKAPLTKAKAEPVHGVTK comes from the coding sequence ATGCTGCCTGTGATTTTATGTGTCGTGGTTGCTGTTGTCACGGTGGGAGTCGCTGTTTTGCTGATGACCATATTTGAGCACAAGCAGGAAGCCCGACAACCTTATGTCCGCCTGGTTGATGTCAATGAAGCCAGCACCGATCCGGTTCCCTGGGGAACCAACTGGCCTTATCAGTTTGATTCCTACCGTCGCAGTGTTGACAGCACGAAAACGGAACACGGTGGTTCCAGTGCCATGCCTGCAAGTAAACTGGAACAGGATCCCTGGTTAAAGCGCCTTTATTCCGGTTATGCTTTCAGCATCGATTATCGTGAGGCACGTGGGCATGCCTACATGCTGCATGATCAGGAGGTTACCGAGCGCGTAACCAAGCGCACGCAAAGTGGAGCCTGTCTGCATTGTCATGCTTCGGTTATTCCAACTTACCGGCGACTTGGTATGATTTCATTGGGTGAGGAACCGACTCCCGAGAATCTCGCAGAAGACTTTAACTGGCCCGCAGTGATGGAGGGTTTTAGAGTATCCAGTGGGATGACTTACGCCGAGGCGCATGCAGAGCTTTTGAAAACACCCGATGGTACGCCCGGCAAAGCCATGAGTCTGTTTCCGAGCGGTCTGGACGGTGACGCAAGTGATGAGGATATCGAGTCTGCTGCTATCATTGACGCCCATCATATGATGGGTGAAGCTCATCCGGTTAGTTGTGTGGATTGTCATTCGCCTGATGACATGAGCGTACGTGTCACCCGTCCCGGCTTCATGGAAGGCATTGCCAAGCTTGCGGAGAGTGATGACCCTGTCCCGCATTTACCGAGTATCGAACGCTGGCGTCAGGGTTCACGGAAGCAGCCTTATGACCCTAATATCAATGCTTCCCGCCAGGAAATGCGTTCTTTCACCTGTGCCCAATGCCATGTGGAGTATTATTGTGCCACCAAGGAAACGCTTTTCTTTCCCTGGGACAATGGGTTAAAGGTCGAGCAAATCGAGGCCACTTTTGATGATCATGTTTTTCCAGACGGAGAATCATTTTATGACTGGAAGCATGGTGAGACCGGAGCCAAGGTTTATAAGGCACAACATCCTGAGTTTGAACTTTGGAGCCAGGGCATTCATGCGCGTAGCGGTGTTAGTTGCGCAGACTGTCACATGCCCTATGAACGTCAGGGCGCAACCAAGGTTAGCAGCCATTGGGTTCAAAGCCCAATGCTCAATATTAACAATGCCTGCCAGACTTGCCATAATGTCCCCGAATCAGAGTTGCGCGAAAAGGTGGCCACGATTCAGGGGCGGACCAAGAAGATGATTCAGCGCGCAGCTGTCGCCATGACAGACATGCTCGACGCTATGCACGAGGCCAAAGCCGCAGGTGCCACGGAAGAACAAATGGCTGAACTCTATGAGTTACAGAAAAAGGCGATGTGGCGTTTGGATTTCATCAGTAGTGAAAACTCTAAAGGCTTTCACGCCGATCAGGAAGCGGTGCGCATCCTTGGCGAATCAATCGATTACAGCCGACAGGCGCAGGCAATGGCTAACCGAATTCGTGCTCCGAAGGCTCCATTGACTAAGGCGAAAGCCGAGCCAGTGCATGGTGTGACGAAGTGA